Proteins from a genomic interval of Thunnus maccoyii chromosome 1, fThuMac1.1, whole genome shotgun sequence:
- the LOC121907371 gene encoding protein mono-ADP-ribosyltransferase PARP6-like isoform X1, giving the protein MDIKGQCWTDEESDGENESEQFLYGIQGSCAADLYRHPQLDADIEAVKDIYTDSAVSVREYGTIDDVDIDLHINIGFLDEEVATAWKVIRTEPIILRLRFSLSQYLDGPEPSVEVFQPSNKEGFSLGLQLKKILSTFTSQQWKHLSNEFLKAQQEKRHSWFKAGGTIKKFRAGLSIFSPIPKSPSFPLIQDTVLKGKLSVPELRVTRLMNRSISCTMKNPKGELFSYPPNSQTVAVPAARAPAQITTRQLIELFFSSQAGGHCKNIPTLEYGFLVQIMKYSEQRIPTLNEYCVVCDEQHVFQNGSMLKPAVCTRELCVFSFYTLGVMSGAAEEVATGAEVVDLLVAMCRAALESPRKSIIFEPYPSVVDPNDPKTLAFNPKKNYERLQKALDSVMSIREMTQGSYLEIKKQMDKLDPLAHPLLQWIISSNRSHIVKLPLSRQLKFMHTSHQFLLLSSPPAKEARFRTAKKLYGSTFAFHGSHIENWHSVLRNGLVNASYTKLQVRNPGSWLEFTMHLLSDSKPALGQSRLVVRLIHFCS; this is encoded by the exons ATG GACATCAAAGGCCAGTGTTGGACAGACGAGGAGTCGGATGGGGAGAACGAGTCGGAACAGTTCCTGTACGGCATTCAG GGGAGCTGTGCTGCTGATCTGTACCGCCACCCTCAGCTGGATGCAGATATTGAGGCAGTAAAAGACATCTACACTGACAGTGCTGTCTCTGTCAg GGAGTATGGAACCATTGATGACGTAGACATCGATCTTCATATTAACATCGGTTTCTTAGAT GAGGAGGTTGCAACAGCTTGGAAAGTAATCAGAACAGAGCCCATTATTCTGAGACTGcgcttttctctttctcagtaCCTCGATGGACCTG AGCCGTCAGTAGAAGTGTTCCAGCCCTCCAATAAAGAAGGCTTCAGTCTGGGCCTGCAACTCAAAAA GATCCTGAGCACGTTCACCTCACAGCAGTGGAAGCACCTCAGTAATGAGTTCCTCAAAGCCCAGCAGGAGAAGAGGCACAGCTGGTTCAAAGCCGGAGGAACCATCAAGAAGTTCCGTGCCGGGCTCAGCATCTTCTCCCCCATACCCAA GTCTCCAAGTTTCCCTCTGATCCAAGACACGGTTTTAAAAGGGAAGCTGAGTGTCCCTGAGCTGAGAGTGACCCGCCTGATGAACCGTTCTATCTCATGTACCATGAAGAACCCTAAAGGGGAGCTCTTCAGCTATCCACCAAACAGCCAG ACTGTGGCTGTCCCGGCGGCCAGGGCCCCTGCGCAGATTACCACGAGGCAGCtgattgaattgtttttctCATCCCAGGCGGGCGGCCACTGCAAGAACATCCCTACCTTGGAGTATGGCTTCTTAGTGCAG ATAATGAAGTACTCAGAGCAGAGGATCCCCACGCTCAACGAGTACTGCGTGGTCTGTGACGAACAGCACGTCTTTCAGAATGGATCCATGCTCAAG cCAGCTGTGTGCACAAGggagctgtgtgtgttctccttcTACACTTTGGGTGTGATGTCCGGTGCTGCAGAGGAAGTGGCCACTGGAGCAGAG GTGGTGGACCTACTTGTGGCTATGTGTCGAGCTGCTCTTGAGTCTCCCCGTAAGAGCATCATCTTTGAGCCCTACCCATCAGTCGTTGACCCCAATGACCCCAAGACTCTGGCCTTCAACCCAAAG aagaattaTGAGAGGCTGCAAAAAGCGCTGGATAGCGTCATGTCCATCCGGGAAATGACCCAG GGCTCATATTTGGAGATCAAGAAACAGATGGACAAACTGGACCCTTTGGCCCATCCCCTGCTACAGTG gATTATTTCCAGTAACAGGTCTCATATTGTCAAGCTGCCTCTCAGTAGG CAACTGAAATTCATGCACACCTCCCACCAGTTCCTGCTGCTCAGTAGCCCCCCAGCCAAGGAGGCTCGTTTTCGCACTGCTAAGAAGCTATACGGCAGCACCTTCGCCTTCCA TGGTTCCCATATAGAGAACTGGCACTCTGTTCTGAGAAATGGACTAGTCAATGCCTCTTATACCAAACTGCAGGTACGTAACCCTGGCAGTTGGCTGGAATTTACGATGCATCTCCTCTCGGACAGTAAACCTGCTCTCGGACAGAGCAGGCTTGTTGTCCGGCTGATTCATTTTTGCAGTTAA
- the LOC121907371 gene encoding protein mono-ADP-ribosyltransferase PARP6-like isoform X2, producing the protein MDIKGQCWTDEESDGENESEQFLYGIQGSCAADLYRHPQLDADIEAVKDIYTDSAVSVREYGTIDDVDIDLHINIGFLDEEVATAWKVIRTEPIILRLRFSLSQYLDGPEPSVEVFQPSNKEGFSLGLQLKKILSTFTSQQWKHLSNEFLKAQQEKRHSWFKAGGTIKKFRAGLSIFSPIPKSPSFPLIQDTVLKGKLSVPELRVTRLMNRSISCTMKNPKGELFSYPPNSQTVAVPAARAPAQITTRQLIELFFSSQAGGHCKNIPTLEYGFLVQIMKYSEQRIPTLNEYCVVCDEQHVFQNGSMLKPAVCTRELCVFSFYTLGVMSGAAEEVATGAEVVDLLVAMCRAALESPRKSIIFEPYPSVVDPNDPKTLAFNPKKKNYERLQKALDSVMSIREMTQGSYLEIKKQMDKLDPLAHPLLQWIISSNRSHIVKLPLSRQLKFMHTSHQFLLLSSPPAKEARFRTAKKLYGSTFAFHGSHIENWHSVLRNGLVNASYTKLQEWGKDNTACPPKMNWCSVITA; encoded by the exons ATG GACATCAAAGGCCAGTGTTGGACAGACGAGGAGTCGGATGGGGAGAACGAGTCGGAACAGTTCCTGTACGGCATTCAG GGGAGCTGTGCTGCTGATCTGTACCGCCACCCTCAGCTGGATGCAGATATTGAGGCAGTAAAAGACATCTACACTGACAGTGCTGTCTCTGTCAg GGAGTATGGAACCATTGATGACGTAGACATCGATCTTCATATTAACATCGGTTTCTTAGAT GAGGAGGTTGCAACAGCTTGGAAAGTAATCAGAACAGAGCCCATTATTCTGAGACTGcgcttttctctttctcagtaCCTCGATGGACCTG AGCCGTCAGTAGAAGTGTTCCAGCCCTCCAATAAAGAAGGCTTCAGTCTGGGCCTGCAACTCAAAAA GATCCTGAGCACGTTCACCTCACAGCAGTGGAAGCACCTCAGTAATGAGTTCCTCAAAGCCCAGCAGGAGAAGAGGCACAGCTGGTTCAAAGCCGGAGGAACCATCAAGAAGTTCCGTGCCGGGCTCAGCATCTTCTCCCCCATACCCAA GTCTCCAAGTTTCCCTCTGATCCAAGACACGGTTTTAAAAGGGAAGCTGAGTGTCCCTGAGCTGAGAGTGACCCGCCTGATGAACCGTTCTATCTCATGTACCATGAAGAACCCTAAAGGGGAGCTCTTCAGCTATCCACCAAACAGCCAG ACTGTGGCTGTCCCGGCGGCCAGGGCCCCTGCGCAGATTACCACGAGGCAGCtgattgaattgtttttctCATCCCAGGCGGGCGGCCACTGCAAGAACATCCCTACCTTGGAGTATGGCTTCTTAGTGCAG ATAATGAAGTACTCAGAGCAGAGGATCCCCACGCTCAACGAGTACTGCGTGGTCTGTGACGAACAGCACGTCTTTCAGAATGGATCCATGCTCAAG cCAGCTGTGTGCACAAGggagctgtgtgtgttctccttcTACACTTTGGGTGTGATGTCCGGTGCTGCAGAGGAAGTGGCCACTGGAGCAGAG GTGGTGGACCTACTTGTGGCTATGTGTCGAGCTGCTCTTGAGTCTCCCCGTAAGAGCATCATCTTTGAGCCCTACCCATCAGTCGTTGACCCCAATGACCCCAAGACTCTGGCCTTCAACCCAAAG aagaagaattaTGAGAGGCTGCAAAAAGCGCTGGATAGCGTCATGTCCATCCGGGAAATGACCCAG GGCTCATATTTGGAGATCAAGAAACAGATGGACAAACTGGACCCTTTGGCCCATCCCCTGCTACAGTG gATTATTTCCAGTAACAGGTCTCATATTGTCAAGCTGCCTCTCAGTAGG CAACTGAAATTCATGCACACCTCCCACCAGTTCCTGCTGCTCAGTAGCCCCCCAGCCAAGGAGGCTCGTTTTCGCACTGCTAAGAAGCTATACGGCAGCACCTTCGCCTTCCA TGGTTCCCATATAGAGAACTGGCACTCTGTTCTGAGAAATGGACTAGTCAATGCCTCTTATACCAAACTGCAG GAATGGGGAAAGGACAACACCGCATGCCCACCAAAGATGAACTGGTGCAGCGTTATAACCGCATGA
- the LOC121907371 gene encoding protein mono-ADP-ribosyltransferase PARP6-like isoform X3 codes for MDIKGQCWTDEESDGENESEQFLYGIQGSCAADLYRHPQLDADIEAVKDIYTDSAVSVREYGTIDDVDIDLHINIGFLDEEVATAWKVIRTEPIILRLRFSLSQYLDGPEPSVEVFQPSNKEGFSLGLQLKKILSTFTSQQWKHLSNEFLKAQQEKRHSWFKAGGTIKKFRAGLSIFSPIPKSPSFPLIQDTVLKGKLSVPELRVTRLMNRSISCTMKNPKGELFSYPPNSQTVAVPAARAPAQITTRQLIELFFSSQAGGHCKNIPTLEYGFLVQIMKYSEQRIPTLNEYCVVCDEQHVFQNGSMLKPAVCTRELCVFSFYTLGVMSGAAEEVATGAEVVDLLVAMCRAALESPRKSIIFEPYPSVVDPNDPKTLAFNPKKKNYERLQKALDSVMSIREMTQGSYLEIKKQMDKLDPLAHPLLQWIISSNRSHIVKLPLSRQLKFMHTSHQFLLLSSPPAKEARFRTAKKLYGSTFAFHGSHIENWHSVLRNGLVNASYTKLQLHGAAYGKGIYLSPISSISFGYSGMGKGQHRMPTKDELVQRYNRMNTIPQSRPIQSRFLQSRNLNCIALCEVITSKDLQKHGNIWVCPVSDHVCTRFFFVYEDGQVGDANINTQEPKVQKEIMRVIGTQIYSS; via the exons ATG GACATCAAAGGCCAGTGTTGGACAGACGAGGAGTCGGATGGGGAGAACGAGTCGGAACAGTTCCTGTACGGCATTCAG GGGAGCTGTGCTGCTGATCTGTACCGCCACCCTCAGCTGGATGCAGATATTGAGGCAGTAAAAGACATCTACACTGACAGTGCTGTCTCTGTCAg GGAGTATGGAACCATTGATGACGTAGACATCGATCTTCATATTAACATCGGTTTCTTAGAT GAGGAGGTTGCAACAGCTTGGAAAGTAATCAGAACAGAGCCCATTATTCTGAGACTGcgcttttctctttctcagtaCCTCGATGGACCTG AGCCGTCAGTAGAAGTGTTCCAGCCCTCCAATAAAGAAGGCTTCAGTCTGGGCCTGCAACTCAAAAA GATCCTGAGCACGTTCACCTCACAGCAGTGGAAGCACCTCAGTAATGAGTTCCTCAAAGCCCAGCAGGAGAAGAGGCACAGCTGGTTCAAAGCCGGAGGAACCATCAAGAAGTTCCGTGCCGGGCTCAGCATCTTCTCCCCCATACCCAA GTCTCCAAGTTTCCCTCTGATCCAAGACACGGTTTTAAAAGGGAAGCTGAGTGTCCCTGAGCTGAGAGTGACCCGCCTGATGAACCGTTCTATCTCATGTACCATGAAGAACCCTAAAGGGGAGCTCTTCAGCTATCCACCAAACAGCCAG ACTGTGGCTGTCCCGGCGGCCAGGGCCCCTGCGCAGATTACCACGAGGCAGCtgattgaattgtttttctCATCCCAGGCGGGCGGCCACTGCAAGAACATCCCTACCTTGGAGTATGGCTTCTTAGTGCAG ATAATGAAGTACTCAGAGCAGAGGATCCCCACGCTCAACGAGTACTGCGTGGTCTGTGACGAACAGCACGTCTTTCAGAATGGATCCATGCTCAAG cCAGCTGTGTGCACAAGggagctgtgtgtgttctccttcTACACTTTGGGTGTGATGTCCGGTGCTGCAGAGGAAGTGGCCACTGGAGCAGAG GTGGTGGACCTACTTGTGGCTATGTGTCGAGCTGCTCTTGAGTCTCCCCGTAAGAGCATCATCTTTGAGCCCTACCCATCAGTCGTTGACCCCAATGACCCCAAGACTCTGGCCTTCAACCCAAAG aagaagaattaTGAGAGGCTGCAAAAAGCGCTGGATAGCGTCATGTCCATCCGGGAAATGACCCAG GGCTCATATTTGGAGATCAAGAAACAGATGGACAAACTGGACCCTTTGGCCCATCCCCTGCTACAGTG gATTATTTCCAGTAACAGGTCTCATATTGTCAAGCTGCCTCTCAGTAGG CAACTGAAATTCATGCACACCTCCCACCAGTTCCTGCTGCTCAGTAGCCCCCCAGCCAAGGAGGCTCGTTTTCGCACTGCTAAGAAGCTATACGGCAGCACCTTCGCCTTCCA TGGTTCCCATATAGAGAACTGGCACTCTGTTCTGAGAAATGGACTAGTCAATGCCTCTTATACCAAACTGCAG CTGCATGGGGCAGCGTATGGAAAGGGCATCTATCTGAGCCCCATCTCCAGCATATCTTTTGGATACTCAG GAATGGGGAAAGGACAACACCGCATGCCCACCAAAGATGAACTGGTGCAGCGTTATAACCGCATGAACACCATACCACAG AGCCGTCCGATACAATCAAGGTTTCTTCAGAGTCGAAATCTGAACTGCATCGCTCTTTGTGAAG tGATCACATCTAAGGATCTGCAGAAACACGGCAACATCTGGGTGTGTCCAGTGTCTGACCACGTCTGTACTCGtttcttttttgt GTATGAGGATGGCCAAGTAGGAGATGCCAACATTAACACCCAGGAGCCTAAGGTGCAGAAGGAGATCATGCGTGTGATTGGGACCCAGATCTACTCCAGCTAA